The Roseovarius sp. EL26 genome has a window encoding:
- a CDS encoding FAD-dependent oxidoreductase has product MNERIEHTDVLVIGGGTAGFGAAVAAGRQSLDVTLLEATSKVGGVMAFCPGMPWGAAYPVGRIIGGLMQELTERLEAMTPPAAEKRPCTLENFGPEIIYDHDIATLTMFEMLEEAGVKTRLNAAASAPDMSGNQIAAVQCYDRNGPFTIEPKIVIDCSGDGDISAKAGVPYTLGDASGNMMGVTISFMMIGVDWGRAFSDPDPYFTKYASTGIAEGRLHPDLSQLYLMKAFHKGNVFCNSVHIRGVDGTDPVAVGKAAQEGRRRCHQLAQFLRSDVPGFENAHMSMLSPTVGVRETRKLEAIYRITAQDLARARKFEDGIVCCDNPIDDVMRGDDDMTHEAIVDYGSYYTIPFRSLVPEAITNLMFAGRIICADPVAFASVRGMPQCIAMGQATGTAAAQAISENHTVQNVDTQDLIAALTKQGINGLGQSRLN; this is encoded by the coding sequence ATGAACGAACGTATCGAACACACTGATGTTCTGGTCATTGGCGGCGGCACCGCCGGCTTTGGCGCGGCTGTTGCCGCCGGGCGCCAAAGTCTGGATGTCACCTTGCTTGAAGCCACCAGCAAAGTCGGTGGTGTCATGGCCTTTTGCCCCGGCATGCCTTGGGGCGCGGCCTATCCAGTAGGCCGGATCATCGGTGGATTAATGCAGGAACTGACCGAGCGGCTAGAGGCCATGACGCCTCCCGCTGCGGAAAAACGCCCCTGTACGCTTGAGAATTTCGGGCCTGAGATCATCTATGACCACGACATCGCCACCCTGACGATGTTCGAAATGCTCGAAGAGGCTGGCGTCAAAACCCGCCTGAATGCGGCCGCCTCCGCCCCTGACATGTCAGGCAACCAGATCGCCGCAGTCCAATGCTATGATCGCAACGGACCGTTTACCATCGAGCCCAAAATCGTGATCGATTGCTCCGGGGATGGCGACATTTCCGCCAAGGCGGGCGTGCCTTACACGCTGGGTGACGCTAGCGGCAACATGATGGGCGTGACGATTTCATTTATGATGATTGGCGTCGATTGGGGCCGCGCTTTTTCAGATCCTGACCCATATTTCACAAAATATGCCAGTACAGGCATCGCCGAGGGGCGTCTGCACCCTGATCTGTCCCAGCTTTACCTGATGAAAGCCTTTCACAAGGGGAACGTGTTTTGCAACTCGGTCCACATTCGCGGCGTTGATGGCACCGATCCGGTCGCCGTCGGCAAGGCCGCACAAGAAGGTCGCCGCCGCTGCCATCAACTTGCACAATTTCTGCGATCTGATGTGCCGGGGTTCGAGAATGCCCATATGTCAATGCTTTCACCCACCGTCGGTGTCCGCGAAACCCGCAAGCTCGAAGCGATTTACCGCATCACGGCACAAGACCTCGCCCGCGCCCGCAAGTTCGAAGACGGCATCGTCTGCTGCGACAACCCGATCGATGACGTCATGCGCGGTGACGATGACATGACCCACGAGGCCATCGTTGATTACGGCTCCTATTATACCATTCCCTTCCGCTCCCTTGTCCCTGAGGCCATCACCAACCTGATGTTCGCCGGTCGCATCATCTGCGCTGACCCAGTAGCCTTTGCCTCAGTGCGCGGCATGCCGCAATGCATCGCCATGGGCCAAGCCACCGGCACCGCTGCAGCACAGGCTATCTCTGAAAACCACACGGTTCAAAACGTCGACACCCAAGACCTGATCGCTGCCCTGACAAAACAAGGTATCAACGGCCTTGGGCAATCTCGCCTGAATTAA
- a CDS encoding chloride channel protein, which produces MQDSEVRALLRDKAQEARAGLRTAWKTLRQRGPSQFQFWVIALIIGIAAGSAALFFRKSINALQRFFYGTDDVHRLHSFALELPWYWILLVPMVGGFVVGIILHKLTPDARVRSVADVIEGAAINDGRVETKAGLGSALASLVTLGTGGSSGREGPVVHMAGMISTWVSDKIAASGITSRDLLGCAVAAAVSASFNAPIAGALFALEVVLRHFAVHAFAPIAIASVAGTIINRIEFDETAEYALPLANTLEFYVELPAFLLLGLLCGLVATALMHSIFFADDLASRVQDRLRLPRWLRPTIAGLMLGVLAIWFPHIIGVGYETTSAALTGELLLWEAIVFTVLKVLAVAITIGGRMGGGVFSPSLMIGALTGLAFGLIATAIFPQVSGSHTLYALAGLGAVAAAVLGAPISTTLIVFELTGDWQTGLAVLVAVSMSTALASRLVERSFFLTQLERRGVHLAAGPQAYLLAMHRVAKLMRPLGTDTSPTEEACWGLIEDGIYIDGNATLESAMPIFERSNVSYIPVVTLAGEGEAAELWGTLHQVDALWAFNRSLAEVSAEEHR; this is translated from the coding sequence ATGCAGGATTCTGAGGTACGTGCGCTGTTGCGCGACAAAGCGCAAGAGGCGCGTGCTGGTTTGCGCACGGCTTGGAAAACGCTGCGCCAGCGAGGCCCCAGTCAGTTTCAATTTTGGGTTATTGCCCTAATAATTGGTATTGCAGCGGGTAGTGCCGCGTTGTTTTTTCGAAAGTCTATCAATGCATTACAGCGTTTTTTTTATGGAACAGATGACGTACACCGGTTGCATAGCTTTGCGCTGGAACTTCCTTGGTATTGGATTCTTTTGGTGCCAATGGTGGGTGGTTTTGTTGTTGGGATAATATTGCACAAGCTGACCCCGGATGCGCGGGTGCGGTCCGTTGCTGACGTGATCGAAGGGGCCGCCATAAATGATGGCCGGGTTGAGACAAAAGCAGGTCTTGGATCAGCGCTGGCCTCTTTGGTGACGTTGGGAACTGGCGGGTCCAGCGGGCGAGAAGGCCCGGTGGTGCATATGGCGGGGATGATTTCGACCTGGGTCAGTGATAAAATCGCGGCCAGTGGTATCACTAGCCGTGATTTGTTGGGCTGCGCAGTAGCGGCGGCGGTGTCGGCCTCATTCAATGCGCCGATTGCCGGGGCGCTATTCGCGCTTGAGGTGGTGTTGCGTCACTTTGCAGTGCACGCCTTTGCGCCCATCGCAATTGCCAGTGTGGCCGGCACGATCATCAACCGGATCGAATTTGACGAAACTGCCGAATATGCTTTGCCTTTGGCAAATACGTTGGAATTCTACGTCGAGCTGCCAGCGTTCTTGTTGTTGGGTTTGCTCTGCGGTCTGGTGGCCACGGCGTTGATGCATTCGATTTTCTTTGCCGATGACCTGGCCAGCCGCGTGCAAGACCGTTTGCGATTGCCACGCTGGCTGCGCCCAACAATTGCGGGGCTAATGCTTGGGGTCCTCGCGATTTGGTTTCCGCATATCATTGGGGTTGGCTATGAAACTACCTCGGCGGCATTGACGGGTGAGTTGTTGCTGTGGGAGGCGATCGTGTTCACTGTGCTTAAGGTGTTGGCTGTGGCCATTACCATCGGTGGGCGCATGGGGGGTGGTGTGTTTTCGCCCTCGTTGATGATTGGTGCGCTGACCGGACTAGCCTTTGGTTTGATCGCAACAGCGATTTTTCCACAAGTATCGGGATCACACACGCTCTATGCGCTTGCGGGGTTGGGGGCTGTGGCAGCGGCTGTTCTTGGTGCGCCAATTTCTACAACGCTGATTGTGTTTGAGCTGACCGGAGACTGGCAGACCGGGCTTGCGGTGCTGGTGGCGGTGTCGATGTCAACCGCACTGGCATCGCGATTGGTTGAACGGTCGTTTTTCCTGACACAGTTGGAACGACGTGGCGTGCATCTGGCTGCCGGACCTCAGGCCTATTTGCTGGCGATGCACCGTGTGGCCAAACTGATGCGGCCACTGGGAACAGACACAAGCCCAACCGAGGAGGCCTGTTGGGGGTTGATCGAGGATGGGATTTACATCGATGGCAATGCCACTTTGGAGTCGGCCATGCCAATATTTGAACGCAGCAATGTTTCGTACATTCCGGTTGTGACCTTGGCCGGAGAGGGCGAAGCGGCAGAATTATGGGGCACTTTGCATCAGGTCGACGCACTGTGGGCGTTCAACCGGTCGTTGGCTGAGGTGTCAGCAGAAGAGCACCGGTAA
- a CDS encoding DMT family transporter → MFILPLCAAVGASTGWAVGIVLAQAPARALGAFEFTRIQLIVCAALLAVICTVFGLWHSVAWAYWPAFVVSICFGIILGNLAMIECLRRGGPRRTELLLTFKGVFVMIMAYLWLGEAIEYSDLLGAAVVLCGVFLAIQYGSDEVGETDHLTGSIMSVIVLGLVATACQGMGFLIMKPAMQAGTEPLAASAIRLLGAALIISVVGLWPAQIFRPQAEMTPQLVCQTIVPGVIGYAVSSSLLLYAFAHYHAGVVAVLGSLSPVLVLFVIWIKEGTPPGILAMLGATLAVLGMGIIVIA, encoded by the coding sequence ATGTTTATTTTGCCATTGTGCGCGGCTGTTGGGGCATCCACCGGCTGGGCGGTTGGGATTGTTCTTGCGCAGGCCCCGGCACGGGCGCTTGGCGCGTTTGAATTTACCCGGATACAGCTGATTGTCTGCGCCGCGCTGCTGGCGGTGATTTGCACCGTCTTTGGCCTTTGGCACAGTGTGGCTTGGGCGTATTGGCCTGCTTTTGTCGTCAGCATTTGTTTTGGTATCATTTTGGGCAATCTGGCGATGATCGAATGCCTGCGGCGTGGCGGCCCCCGACGGACAGAGCTGCTACTGACGTTCAAAGGTGTATTTGTGATGATCATGGCCTACCTCTGGCTGGGGGAGGCGATCGAATACAGCGACCTGTTGGGAGCGGCCGTTGTTCTATGCGGAGTATTTCTTGCAATCCAATATGGCAGTGATGAGGTCGGGGAAACCGATCATCTTACTGGTTCTATAATGTCGGTGATCGTGTTGGGGCTTGTGGCAACGGCCTGTCAGGGCATGGGGTTCTTGATTATGAAACCGGCTATGCAAGCAGGGACGGAACCGCTGGCAGCCTCGGCCATTCGGTTGCTTGGTGCAGCCTTGATCATATCTGTTGTCGGGCTCTGGCCGGCACAGATCTTCCGACCGCAGGCTGAAATGACACCCCAGTTGGTGTGTCAAACTATTGTGCCGGGCGTTATTGGCTATGCGGTGTCATCGTCTTTGCTGCTTTATGCCTTTGCCCATTATCATGCGGGCGTTGTTGCCGTGCTTGGGTCTTTGTCGCCTGTGTTGGTGTTATTTGTGATCTGGATAAAAGAAGGCACGCCGCCGGGCATTTTGGCGATGTTGGGGGCGACGCTTGCGGTGTTGGGCATGGGCATAATTGTAATCGCCTAA
- a CDS encoding DUF427 domain-containing protein: MSEITIRKAAGTWTVRAGGAVLAESKNALELSEAGHDDVIYFPRSDIAMAFLDDSERTSFCPRKGDASYYSIVTKSKTIDNAGWSYEAPTDAAEPIKGHLAFYSNDDVTVERV, encoded by the coding sequence ATGTCAGAGATCACGATCAGAAAAGCAGCAGGCACATGGACCGTCCGCGCAGGTGGTGCCGTTCTGGCAGAAAGCAAAAACGCGCTTGAGCTGTCTGAGGCTGGCCATGACGATGTGATTTACTTCCCGCGCTCTGATATCGCCATGGCGTTTCTTGATGACAGCGAACGCACCAGCTTTTGCCCACGCAAAGGCGATGCCAGCTATTATTCCATCGTCACCAAAAGCAAAACCATAGACAACGCCGGTTGGAGCTACGAGGCCCCAACTGACGCAGCAGAGCCGATCAAAGGTCATTTGGCGTTCTATTCCAATGACGACGTAACGGTTGAACGGGTCTAA
- a CDS encoding FAD-binding oxidoreductase, with product MELQAAIVELTSLLGQRLSLSTSDLDIHGRSETHFPLSPPDAVAYPATTDEVAQITRICARHHCPIVAWGVGTSLEGQTQIISGGVCVDFSQMNAILAVHPENMSVTIQPGVTREALNEELRATGLFFPVDPGANATLGGMASTRASGTTAVRYGTMRDNVQALEVVTANGEIIRTGTKARKSSSGYDLTALFVGAEGTLGLITELTLRLHGQPEAISGAVCAFPTVLDAVNAVTETIQMGLPMARIELMDTYSVRAVNAYSQMNLPEQPHLLVEFHGSNSAVDEQATLFGDIAADHSGAGFQWAKQEEDRRALWAMRHSAYHAILATRPGAQALVTDVCVPISRLSETINAARHDLAELGYETAPILGHVGDGNFHATLLFDEGDTDAQERAVKASHRLVERALEFDGTATGEHGIGLGKQKYMAQEHGAAWGVMGMIKQTLDPKNIMNPGKLVPSRN from the coding sequence ATGGAACTTCAGGCCGCGATTGTCGAATTAACCTCATTATTAGGGCAACGCCTCAGCCTGTCCACGTCTGATCTGGATATTCACGGCAGAAGTGAGACCCATTTCCCGCTCTCGCCGCCAGATGCCGTGGCCTATCCGGCAACCACCGATGAAGTTGCACAAATCACTCGCATTTGTGCCCGCCATCATTGCCCGATTGTGGCTTGGGGCGTTGGCACCTCACTCGAAGGGCAAACTCAGATCATCTCAGGTGGGGTTTGCGTGGATTTTTCACAAATGAACGCCATCCTAGCCGTCCACCCCGAGAACATGAGCGTCACCATTCAGCCCGGTGTTACCCGCGAGGCCCTCAACGAAGAGCTACGCGCCACAGGTCTGTTTTTCCCGGTCGACCCCGGTGCCAATGCCACGTTGGGCGGCATGGCCTCCACCCGCGCCTCCGGCACCACGGCGGTCCGGTATGGCACCATGCGCGACAATGTGCAGGCGCTTGAGGTGGTCACCGCAAACGGAGAAATCATCCGCACCGGCACCAAAGCCCGTAAATCCTCCTCTGGTTACGACCTCACTGCCTTGTTTGTCGGAGCCGAAGGCACCTTGGGTCTGATCACCGAGCTCACCCTGCGCCTTCACGGCCAACCCGAGGCGATATCGGGCGCCGTCTGCGCTTTTCCCACGGTCTTGGACGCGGTGAACGCGGTGACGGAAACCATCCAGATGGGCCTGCCCATGGCCCGAATTGAGCTGATGGACACTTATTCAGTACGTGCCGTGAACGCTTATTCCCAGATGAACCTGCCCGAGCAGCCGCATTTACTGGTGGAATTTCACGGCTCAAACAGTGCCGTGGATGAACAAGCCACGCTGTTTGGCGACATTGCCGCAGATCACAGCGGCGCAGGTTTCCAATGGGCCAAGCAAGAGGAAGACCGCCGCGCCCTTTGGGCCATGCGGCACAGTGCCTATCACGCAATTCTGGCCACTCGCCCCGGCGCACAGGCCTTAGTAACTGATGTCTGCGTGCCAATCTCGCGCCTATCCGAGACGATCAACGCCGCCCGCCATGATCTGGCAGAGCTGGGTTATGAAACAGCCCCCATATTGGGCCATGTTGGCGATGGCAATTTTCACGCCACTCTGCTGTTTGATGAGGGCGACACAGACGCACAAGAACGCGCAGTTAAAGCCTCTCATCGCTTGGTAGAACGCGCACTTGAATTCGACGGTACCGCCACTGGTGAACATGGCATCGGTCTGGGCAAACAAAAATACATGGCGCAAGAACATGGCGCCGCTTGGGGTGTGATGGGCATGATCAAACAAACACTTGATCCCAAAAACATCATGAACCCAGGCAAACTGGTGCCGTCAAGGAATTAA
- a CDS encoding aminopeptidase P family protein yields MFQNFHDTASPQQGPPRLAQLREEMVKDGLGGFMIPRADAHQGEYVAACDERLAYLTGFTGSAGFCIALADIAGIFIDGRYTVQVKMQVDEDHFTPVDWPENLPADWLRSQMPNGGVLGYDPLHYTPSQIKAIEKGLESSAISLKPHDNLIDRIWTDQPAPPQGKVSVYPDEFAGDSHEDKRARLATDLKTAGQESAILTLPDSIAWLLNIRGCDIPRNPVAHAFAILHDTGHLTLFIEDAKLDDTVKTHLGADITIRPPHAFGPALRSLTGPVRLDDTSAPLWIVQELEASEVPYAFAPDPCVLPKACKTEAEINATRTAHLRDGAAVCEFLCWFDAQPPDTISEIDVVTKIEGCRAATGKLLDISFDTIAGTGPHGAMSHYRVSHSSNRTLQDGELLVLDGGGQYLDGTTDITRTLPVGKVGDDEKQAFTRVLQGMIAISRLRFPVGLAGRDLDAIARYPLWLVDQDYNHGTGHGVGVHLCVHEGPQRLSKVSHVPFEPGMIVSNEPGYYREGAFGIRIENLVVVTAADLLPGGDQTGKLCFETLNFVPIDKRLIKVEMLSGPERDWLNAYHRTCRDKITPLLDQETQLWLEQATQPV; encoded by the coding sequence ATGTTCCAAAACTTCCATGACACCGCCAGCCCTCAACAAGGCCCTCCTCGTCTGGCGCAACTCCGCGAAGAGATGGTCAAGGATGGCCTCGGCGGATTCATGATCCCGCGCGCGGATGCCCATCAGGGTGAATATGTCGCGGCCTGTGATGAACGTCTGGCCTATCTGACCGGCTTTACAGGCTCCGCCGGGTTTTGCATCGCGCTGGCAGACATTGCCGGTATCTTTATTGACGGGCGTTACACCGTACAGGTCAAGATGCAAGTCGATGAGGATCATTTCACCCCCGTCGACTGGCCTGAGAACCTGCCCGCCGATTGGTTGCGCTCGCAAATGCCCAATGGTGGCGTCCTGGGTTACGATCCTCTGCACTACACGCCGTCGCAGATCAAAGCGATTGAGAAAGGGCTTGAAAGCAGCGCCATCAGCCTGAAACCGCATGACAATCTGATTGACCGCATTTGGACCGATCAGCCCGCACCGCCCCAAGGCAAAGTTTCAGTTTACCCAGATGAATTTGCCGGCGACTCCCACGAAGACAAACGTGCCCGCCTCGCGACTGATCTCAAAACCGCGGGTCAAGAATCCGCCATTCTCACCCTGCCCGACTCCATCGCATGGCTTTTGAATATCCGGGGGTGTGATATCCCCCGCAATCCCGTGGCCCATGCCTTTGCCATCCTGCACGACACCGGCCACCTCACGCTCTTTATCGAAGACGCAAAACTTGACGACACGGTTAAAACCCACCTCGGTGCGGACATCACCATTCGCCCGCCCCACGCCTTTGGCCCTGCCCTGCGCAGCCTGACCGGTCCTGTGCGATTGGATGACACCAGCGCCCCGCTGTGGATCGTGCAAGAGCTGGAAGCCTCAGAGGTGCCTTACGCGTTTGCACCCGATCCCTGCGTTCTGCCCAAGGCATGCAAAACTGAGGCCGAGATCAACGCCACCCGGACGGCACATCTACGCGATGGTGCGGCGGTCTGTGAATTTTTATGCTGGTTTGACGCACAGCCCCCAGACACAATCTCCGAGATCGACGTGGTCACCAAGATCGAAGGTTGTCGCGCCGCAACTGGCAAGCTGCTGGATATCAGTTTTGATACCATCGCCGGCACCGGCCCGCATGGGGCAATGTCGCATTACCGGGTCAGCCACAGCTCAAACCGCACCTTGCAAGACGGCGAATTACTGGTGCTGGATGGCGGCGGGCAATATCTGGATGGCACCACCGACATCACCCGCACATTGCCAGTGGGCAAAGTCGGTGACGATGAAAAACAGGCTTTTACCCGTGTCCTGCAAGGCATGATCGCCATTTCCCGCCTGCGCTTCCCTGTTGGGCTCGCGGGCCGTGATCTCGACGCCATTGCGCGTTATCCACTGTGGCTGGTTGATCAGGACTACAATCACGGTACTGGCCACGGCGTCGGTGTGCATCTTTGCGTGCACGAAGGGCCACAACGTCTGTCCAAGGTTAGCCATGTCCCGTTTGAACCCGGTATGATCGTCTCAAATGAGCCGGGCTATTACCGCGAGGGTGCCTTTGGCATCCGCATCGAAAACCTGGTGGTGGTCACAGCCGCCGATCTGCTGCCCGGCGGCGATCAAACCGGCAAGCTGTGTTTTGAGACACTTAATTTTGTGCCCATCGACAAGCGACTGATCAAAGTAGAAATGCTCAGCGGGCCCGAGCGGGACTGGCTCAACGCATACCACCGCACCTGCCGCGACAAGATCACGCCTCTGCTGGACCAAGAAACTCAGCTATGGCTGGAACAAGCGACCCAGCCCGTGTAA